The Musa acuminata AAA Group cultivar baxijiao chromosome BXJ2-2, Cavendish_Baxijiao_AAA, whole genome shotgun sequence genome contains the following window.
GAGTTAGCAGCAGCAACACAGTTGAATGAAACCCAGAGTTATTTTCTTGTAATTTGTGGGAACCCCACACCTGCAATTCTTAGATCATCCATCCAGTGTTATCTCCTGGTTGAGGAAAGCATTTTCCTGAATGCTTCCAAGCTAATTAACATCATCATGTCTTTCCCCTACTTCGTTCATGGCATCATCTTTTGAAACTTGCACTCTATGGGAGACTAATTGAAACTTGCAACTGTGTTTACATCTGTGAGAGATTCCTGTATCTTGATGAATGGATATATAGGCTTCTGAGTCTGCAGGAAGCCTTGTTCAGACCAACACTGGGACAGCAACACTCTCTTGAAGGTCCACCTTGCACGAATATGGCCACAGGATCCCTCTGCATGACAGCAAAGTGAAAGGTACATTCTCTTGTTTGATTGCCTTCATTCTTCCTGGTGACCAATGCCACAATGAGTGACATGTTGGAACAGTTcaaagcagaggaagaagaggaagaagaagaagaagaaaaagaagaaaaagaaatctcCTTCATGTATCTGACTGGTTCCCCACTCACACTGTCCCAATCCTCCACCTGCTTCTCTCTAATATCTTGTTATCCAATTGTTCTCCATTCTCACTATGAGACAACCACGTAAACCTGTCATTGGCCAACTAATTCCAGCAATTCAGCTACCCACAATAATGGCTTGCTAGTTTCGACTTGATGTTGGTGGTGGTGTCAGGTTAAGGGGAACCCTTCAGATTATAACCTAAGAAAGAAAGCTGATCTACCAAATGAATGCTTCATGGCAACGTCCCCTGAGGTGGGACACCGACACAGTTTGGAGAGAGCAAAAGACCGCCACTTTTCCTCCTGTCTGCAACTCTCGATCCAAAGGAAGAAGTCAGGCGACCGAGGGGAAGCAGGAGTGCCCACCCCATCACGACTCATCAGTGGAGTCCTCGGAAGAACTCATGTCTCCTTCTCAAGTCGCCTCCCTTTTGCATCCAGCAACAGCAGCGACAATGAATAGGAACAATATATTTGCATGGATAGCATCCTTTTATGAGATCAATTTATGGTGACCGATGAGATAGGTCGAGTCTGCCTGAAGTATATCTCGGAAGGCAAATAGGCAGCAGCATTTAATGGTGATCGGACGTTGCTACAAACTGTATCATGTAGAGATTTTGGATTCTAGATCGAATTTTTCTGATCATAGAACAGTAGTTCGAATATTATTATGGATTTGTTGATGAGGAAGGATGATGGAGCAATCATATCTGAGATAGCGTACGTGAGGAGAGATTGGAATGCGTTGGAGATGAACGGTGACATAGGAATTCACGTACGGACGATGATGAGGAAGCGGTAGTTCGTATTTGCGTTTTACCCACGGCGGCAGGAATTGAAGCAGGAGAAGACTCGGAGAACGCGTGGTCGCTTGCGGGGCCACCGCAGATGGAGATGGGCCATGACGACTTCAATGCCCGGtttgaagcagcagcagcagcagacccTCCTCTTCTCTCCTCTCGCCTCCCTTTTGTTATATGCCACCTTCCATGACACTGTCAACGCATCAACGCAGACTCagagagaggaagaaagagaaCACACAaccatacagagagagagagagagagagagagagcgagcgagcgtaAGATATGAGATTTGAGGTGTGAAACGCTTTGGAGATCCTTCGGCTTACTCACCTCTGCGAGAAGATGGATTCTGAGGGCGAAGTTTGGCGAAGGGATGTAGCGAGAAGGAACCACCCTCCTTTGGTCAACTTCTCCCTCTTAATCTTCGTTTCTGTTCTTCTATTGCTTTCTCTTTGGGTTCTCAGAAAGTTTTTGCTTATCACGTTCTTTTGGCTGCAATTTTTTGTTGGTGGCTCCTGAAATGTTGATCTGATCACCTGTTCCTCTTCCATGTTAAACTCCTTTCCAATCTATGATTCTATTTGATGCAATTTGGAAATCTGAGGCAGAATTCCTGCTCTGTTTCTTCGTTTTCTTGTACACAGGTTGATAGCAGAGCATGCCTCTGTAGAGTCGATGCTGGCTTGAAGACGGTAACTGGAGCTAAGAAGTACGTCCCGAGCACAAAGCTGTGTGTTCAACCCAGAATTCGAACGTCGATCCATCCCGTTCGACCCAACCCAGCGTTCGATAGGAACCGCATCCAGTCTCCTCTGCTACCTGGCCTCCCCGACGACCTCGCCATTGCCTGCCTGATCCGTGTCCCCCGACCTGAGCACCGGAAGCTAAGGCTCGTCTGCAAGCGGTGGCAACGCCTCTTGGCTGGGAACTACTTCTACTCCCTCCGCAAGAGCCTCGGCGTCGCCGAAGAGTGGATCTACATCATCAGAAGGGACCGCGAGGGTCGGATTTCGTGGGACGCCTTCGATCCCAGATTCCAGCTGTGGCACCCTCTCCCTCCCGTCCCCAAGGAGTACTCCAAAGCCATTGGGTTCGGCAGCGCCGTCCTCCACGGCTGCCATCTCTACCTCTTCGGCGGCAAGGACCCGTGCAAGGGGTCCATGCGGCGGGTCATCTACTACAACGCCCGGACGAACAAGTGGCACCGAGCTCCCGACATGCTGCGGCGGCGGCACTTCTTTGGCGCTTGCGTCATCAACAACTGCTTGTACGTGGCCGGAGGGGAGAGCGAAGGCGTCCACCGCTTCCTGCGGTCGGCGGAGTTCTACGACCCCAGCAAGAACAGGTGGTCGTTCGTATCGGAGATGAGCGCCGCCATGGTCCCCTTCATCGGCGTCGTCTACGAGGGGAAGTGGTTCTTGAAAGGCCTCGGGCCGCAGCAGCAACTCCTCACCGACGTCTACTTCCCGGAAACCGACACCTGGTGCCCTGCGTCGTCCGGTGGCATGGTGGCCGGATGGAGGAACCCATCTGTTTGCTTGAACGGCCGGCTCTTTGCTTTGGATTGCAGGGACGGTTGCATGCTGAGGGTGTACGATGCAGGCGCGGGTTCATGGAGCAGGCACATCGACAGCAAGCTGCACCTCGGGAGTTCCCGAGCTCTGGAAGCAGCCGCTCTCGTTCCTCTCAACGGGAAGCTCTGCATCGTCAGGAACAACATGAGCATCACTCTGGTGGACGTCGAGGCCAGAGATGGCGCAGGGAGCGGGGATCAGAGATGGGAGACCATCGCCGGGAAGGGGCAGCTGAAGACTTTTGTGACGAACCTTCTGTCGAACATAGCAGGCCGTAGAAGCAACAGAAGCTACATCGTCCACTGTCAAGTTCTGCAGGCTTAGAACACAAAGATTACAGAGACTTGCGAGACACACACGAGGCAAGGAGTCGTCTACCTctctgttttcttcttctttttgtctcCGTAATAGCCGACGGACGACAAGGTTTCTGGCACAGCGAAAAATGTTATGCATCATACGAACAGGTTCTTCCAGGCACTGTCATGCTTTGTCACGAAAAATCTATTCTTTTCCTAGTGATTTAAATT
Protein-coding sequences here:
- the LOC103975316 gene encoding F-box/kelch-repeat protein At1g55270-like; translation: MDSEGEVWRRDVARRNHPPLVDSRACLCRVDAGLKTVTGAKKYVPSTKLCVQPRIRTSIHPVRPNPAFDRNRIQSPLLPGLPDDLAIACLIRVPRPEHRKLRLVCKRWQRLLAGNYFYSLRKSLGVAEEWIYIIRRDREGRISWDAFDPRFQLWHPLPPVPKEYSKAIGFGSAVLHGCHLYLFGGKDPCKGSMRRVIYYNARTNKWHRAPDMLRRRHFFGACVINNCLYVAGGESEGVHRFLRSAEFYDPSKNRWSFVSEMSAAMVPFIGVVYEGKWFLKGLGPQQQLLTDVYFPETDTWCPASSGGMVAGWRNPSVCLNGRLFALDCRDGCMLRVYDAGAGSWSRHIDSKLHLGSSRALEAAALVPLNGKLCIVRNNMSITLVDVEARDGAGSGDQRWETIAGKGQLKTFVTNLLSNIAGRRSNRSYIVHCQVLQA